A stretch of DNA from Thermodesulfobacteriota bacterium:
CGGCATCAACAACTGGGCCCACGGGGGAGGCATGGTCGCCGGGTTCCTCCTGGGGCACCTGCTGGGCTACGAGGAGCGGGGAAGGGAGCAGCCCTGGCACCGGTGGCTGGCGGGCGGGTGCGTGGTCCTCACGGCCCTGGCCCTGGCGTGGGCCCTGGCGACGGCGCTGCTGGTGCGGTTTTTCGGGTGAGGCTCGACGGACCCGGCGCGCCTGACCCGAATCCAACACCCAATTCTGGGGCCGGGTCCGGGAGCCCCGGCCCTGTCGAACCGGGGCCCCGTACCGCATCGACCGATCCGCCGCAGTCGGTGGACACCGGTGAAGCCGGACGCACCGGCTCCGCGAAAGGGGTTGTCTTCCGGATCGTGTAGATAGGCCTTGGTCGGCCCGCGGCCTCTACAGATCATCGTCAGCCACTGCCATCCCGGACGGCCCCGACAATGGCGTGTGCCCAAGTAAAGCGAGCCGGAGGGGGGCTCCCTCCGGCTCTTCGTTTGGGCGGGACCGCTCCTCCTATGGGATCACGTTGACCTGGAGCTGGGTGAAGCAGCGGGAGTCCTGGACCCGGATCGTGGTGGACGTGTTCTGGGCCAGGCTCTCCAGGGTCACCAGGTTTCCCGTCGCCGGGGCCCGGATGATCGCGCTCACCGGGTTCGACGAGGTCCAGGTCACCGGGCCCACGGTGTCGAAGGCCTCCAACTGGAGGGTACGGTTCTTCTTGATGGTGATCGGCCCGGCAGGGAGGACGCGGATGGGGCACGAGCTGTTGAACACCTGGATCTGTACCGAGTCCGCCACGGACCCGACCCCGCAGGGGTGGGCGGCGGTGGTCGTGGCCGTGGCCGTAAGGGTGTAGGTGCCGTCGGGCCACGCGGAGACGTCTCCCGGGGCGGCGGCGCAGTTGTCTCCGCCGAAGCCGCAGTACTCGTTCGACGCCTCCACCCGGGGCGCAAGCCCCATGGGATTGGGACTCACGGTGAAGGTGACGTTGGCGATCTGGTCGAAGGGACTCGCGCCGAACCGGTCGTCGGGCACCGCCTTCCAGACCAGGGATGGGCCGTTGGGGGTCCTCGTCCCGTAGCTCGCGCCGTCCGCGGGCAACGCATGGGCCACCGTCGGTTCGAGACAGACCACCTCCAGGGAGAGGACCGCGGAGCACCCGGTCGCGTCGGTGACATGGAGCACCACGGTGCCGGGCGCCGTGGGGGTGAAGGTGGCGTTCTCGGTGTCCGGGGCCGGCGAGACCGAGAGATTCCCGGCTCCGGAGCTCGCCGCCCCGTCCACCACCCAGGTATAGGGCTCGGAGCCCCCGGCGACGGTGAGGGCGTAGGACGAGCCCAGGGAGACCGGCCCCGCGGGCGCGACGGGAAAGGTGAGCGGTGCGCATCCGCTCACGGCGAAGGTGGCGGAGTCCGTGCACCCCAGGTCTTCCACTGAGACGGTCACCAGGGTGCCGGGCGGCGTGTCGGCCAGGCCTTCCACCGCCGCGCGCGTCGGGTCGGCGGCGTTCACCGTGAGCCGGGAGTAGACGCCGGGGTCGGTGGTGGTCCAGGTCGGGCTGCAGAGGCTGCCGAGGGCCTGGAGGGGGAACGAGGTCCCCGTCTGGACCGAGGTGGGTTTCGGGTCGATGCGCAGGTTGCAAGTGGTCGGAGGCGTCACCGTGAGGAACGCCTGCAGAGGGTCGGGACACGCGGCGTCCCGGGCCGTGATGAGGGTCGTTCCGGTACACGCGCCGGTGGCGATGCCCGAGAGGGCCCCGCTGGATGCGATCGACGCCACCGTGGGGTCGTCGCTGGCCCAGGAGACCGCGCCGCTGGGGGCGTAGGAGACGGTGAAGCCCTGGAGACCTCCCGCCGCCAGGGGATTCGGGATTGCGGGGTCGATGTTCAGGGGGTCGGCGAAGAGGTCGCAGGGGTCGGCGACCACCACCGTGGCAAAGGCCGTGCAGTTGTTCCGGTCCCGCGCCCAGATGCGGACCGTGCCCGGACTGACGGCGGTCACGACGCCCGTGTTCGAGACGGCGGCCACCGCGCCGTTGTCGCTCCACCACTGGGGAGTCCCTCCCGGGTTGATCGCCAGGACCTGTTGGGAGGCGCCCGGGATCAGGGTGAGACTCCCCGGCCGAAGCCGGATGTTGCAGCACTCCACGCACAGGGACTGGCTCATGCCGCTCTGGTTCAGGCCGTAGTTGTACCAGATCTCGGGCGTGCCGCTTCCCTGGTACCCCAACTCCGCCGTCATCGAGCCGTACACCGAGGGGTTCCCGGAGCCCCGGAACGCGCCGTCGATGTAGACGGCGCCGTCGATGTGGACCGAGAGCCCGAAACTCTGCCGCGGCTGGGCGGGATCGGAGCGGATGGGGAGCACGTCCTCCAGGTCCACCCCCGCCCCGGGCCACAGCGGGTCGTTGTGGTCGTAGTGCATCTCCCGCTCGGGAGGCGTCTGGGCGGTGAGGTTCTTCGTGTTGCCCATGCCCCCGAACACCAGGTCGCCAGCGACGTAGATGATTCCGGAGGTGAAGAAGTTCCCCTGGATGTCGTGCTTGGGGAGGACTCCGGCCGCGGCGTCCGCGTCGATCTCGACGCCGGTCTTGGGCACGACGTAATGGGGGTCTGCCGTGTTCGGATCCCCAAAGGTGTCGACGAAGACGAACTTCCCGTTGTGGTACGCGTTGGGCTGGCCCGGGCCGTTCATGCTCAGCAGCGCCTGCAGGTTGTTCGCCACCTGTCCGGTCGCGGGGTTTCGGACCTGCATCCCGGGGAGGGTGTACCAGTAGGTGTCCTGGTCTACGGCAAGGGTCTTGATCGTCTCGTAGTCGAGGACGACGATCATCTCGTCGATCTTCGGGTCGCTGATGTTGCGAAAATAGTTGCCGAAGCGGTCCGTCACCGGGGAGCCCGGGTTCAGGAAGGGCCGGTCGGGCACGTCCGGCGTGGGGTTGGCAGCTCCGGAGTAGTTGCCGCCGCAGTACACGTCGACGAAGCGGTCCGTGTAGTTGTTGCCGCCGAAGGGCGAGCCGTTGAACTGGCCCGTGATGTCCTTCCAGATGAACTTGTTGGGGAGCGAGATGTCGCCGCGCACGACCACGTCTCCCCAGTGGACCTTGAAATTGCCGTTCCACCCCGCGCCGCCTCCCGAGGTGATGGCGTTGGGGAAGCACACGGGGACGGGCAGGGCCAGTGGGACGTTGAGCTCACAGGCGTCGTCCAGGGGATCGTCCGGGTCGGTGTACTGGACCTGGATGTCTACCCGCTTGCCCGGCGGGTAGGTGAGGTTGCCGTCGGGGGTGGCCAGGAACGGCCCGCCGTCGAGCTGGAACATCCGCAGCGGCAGCACTTCCGTGAGCATCCGGCGCGAGGAGGAGGGGACGAGGTCGACCCCCTCCTCGTCGTACAGGGCGCCCTCCGCGTAGACCCGCACCCACAGGCCCTTCTCGCCCCCCGCCTTCGTGGCGTCCACGTGGTTGGTGTTGAACCGGCAGTCGTCCACCTCGAACTGGAGCTGCCGGATGGCACTGATGCAGTTGTTGCCCCCCGCGCCGAGATCCTGCCGCACGAAGCGGCCCGAGCCGGGGGGGTCTTCCAGCATGTAGTAGGCCCGGATGCCCGTGGTGCCGCTGCACGCGTTGCTGATCGAGAGGGTGGACGGGCCGCAGGCCCAGATGGGGTTTCCGGTGTTGGGGTACCGCGCCTCCACCGAGAAGGTGGCACCGTCGGCTGCGCTCCCGATGAAGAGGTCGGCCGTGGCCACCGAGGGGACGACCCCTGTCAGGTTCACGGTGGTCGCGTTCTGGGTGAAGGCCGGATCGAAGCCGGCGCTCCCCGCGGCCGACGTGAGCACCAGATCAATCGGAACCCCGTTGAGGTTGCATGCATTCACCCGGACGATGACCCTTGCCGGGGTCTCGCACTCGGTGAGCGCGAGCGTGGGGTGCCAGGTGACGCCGCCATCCTTGCTGAACTCGATGGCGCACGCGTTCAGACAGGCCTCCAGGGTCAGGGGCTGTGGTCCGAAAGACGGCACCGGCGAGGGATCGGCGCTCAAGTCGCCGGTGAGATCAATCTGGAACATGGGGCTCAGGGTGAGCGGTCCGGCCCCCAGGGCACACGGCGGCGGCGGGTTGTAGGTGAGTGTCTGTTGGCCCAGCCCCGGGCCGGCAGCTACCCCTAGCGTTCCCTGGTCGAGGATGCTCGTAGGCGGATCCTTCGTGATGCTCGCGGTAAGACCGTACCCTCCTGCCAGCGGATCCCACACCAGGTTGTCTCTGCAGTCGGCGACCTGGAAGAGGTCCGAGATGGGCGGCGACGGACAATCGCTGTGTGTAGCGGCCGCGATGGCGCTGGGCGCGGTGGGGAGGAGGCGGGTGGGCGGCCACGGCCGCACCTGCACGTCGAAGGGCCAGGTGGTCCCGGAGGCGGCCGCAAGACCTGCCGTCAGCCACGCGGGCAGCGGCGTGACGGCGCGCACGTCGATCCGGAAGTTGTTTCCGGCGCGGCTGGCGGTGTAGGGGCCTGCCGCCGGCGGCTCCACGGTGAAACTCTGTCCCGACGACGTGAGCAGGTCCGACGGCCCTATGGAACCGAAGGGCCCGAGGCCCATTGGGTCGAAAGCCTCGAACCGGAGTTCGGGCGTACCCGGCTCGACCTCGTTGCCGCACTCGTCATAGCTTCGGGCCACGAAGTCGAAGCTGCCCCCGGGGCAGGTGTCGAGGACCAAGCCCGCCACCCCGCTCTCGATCGCCACCCGATCGGCTGCGCCGGGAAGGTAGGTCACGGTGATGCTGTTGTGGAGGGTAACGGTCTGGGTACCTCCGGGAGTGTCACACGAGACCGCCGCCTCGGCCCACACGGAAATCGGCTTGGAGAGATCCGTGTAGGAATGGTTGAAGCTGGCCTGCCCGCCGGCGTTGGTCGTGGCCATCGCCCCGGTCGGGGTTCCGTCCCCGGCCCCGAACCGCACCGTGATGCCGCTGACCGGCTGCCG
This window harbors:
- a CDS encoding Ig-like domain-containing protein translates to MRRIGPSRPARGFTLVELLVAMAIGLILMAGLYQFFIGQQRTYSTQDEVLRAQQQARMAETLISKAVQLAGSYVPGAAATVSMRGQSILAASDRYLVLQYDDPLNTANINVVSADEVVTFAVSKTPPTVGGGTETISATVWFDKTGNGTIDDADIHDLRIGLDLSGPPYTLYRITPTAAGGIIPEAIASNVDNLIFRYYDAAGNPISRDPATGAEILATTPLAAAERAAIRSVDLELVLRTQTADPRYTQTFPRTPDSVATYHAAGTPNAVTADFDDNFRRRVYRSRISPRSLAIASCGRLDLSANPGQPACPNGSSITATVLDQHRQPVSGITVRFGAGDGTPTGAMATTNAGGQASFNHSYTDLSKPISVWAEAAVSCDTPGGTQTVTLHNSITVTYLPGAADRVAIESGVAGLVLDTCPGGSFDFVARSYDECGNEVEPGTPELRFEAFDPMGLGPFGSIGPSDLLTSSGQSFTVEPPAAGPYTASRAGNNFRIDVRAVTPLPAWLTAGLAAASGTTWPFDVQVRPWPPTRLLPTAPSAIAAATHSDCPSPPISDLFQVADCRDNLVWDPLAGGYGLTASITKDPPTSILDQGTLGVAAGPGLGQQTLTYNPPPPCALGAGPLTLSPMFQIDLTGDLSADPSPVPSFGPQPLTLEACLNACAIEFSKDGGVTWHPTLALTECETPARVIVRVNACNLNGVPIDLVLTSAAGSAGFDPAFTQNATTVNLTGVVPSVATADLFIGSAADGATFSVEARYPNTGNPIWACGPSTLSISNACSGTTGIRAYYMLEDPPGSGRFVRQDLGAGGNNCISAIRQLQFEVDDCRFNTNHVDATKAGGEKGLWVRVYAEGALYDEEGVDLVPSSSRRMLTEVLPLRMFQLDGGPFLATPDGNLTYPPGKRVDIQVQYTDPDDPLDDACELNVPLALPVPVCFPNAITSGGGAGWNGNFKVHWGDVVVRGDISLPNKFIWKDITGQFNGSPFGGNNYTDRFVDVYCGGNYSGAANPTPDVPDRPFLNPGSPVTDRFGNYFRNISDPKIDEMIVVLDYETIKTLAVDQDTYWYTLPGMQVRNPATGQVANNLQALLSMNGPGQPNAYHNGKFVFVDTFGDPNTADPHYVVPKTGVEIDADAAAGVLPKHDIQGNFFTSGIIYVAGDLVFGGMGNTKNLTAQTPPEREMHYDHNDPLWPGAGVDLEDVLPIRSDPAQPRQSFGLSVHIDGAVYIDGAFRGSGNPSVYGSMTAELGYQGSGTPEIWYNYGLNQSGMSQSLCVECCNIRLRPGSLTLIPGASQQVLAINPGGTPQWWSDNGAVAAVSNTGVVTAVSPGTVRIWARDRNNCTAFATVVVADPCDLFADPLNIDPAIPNPLAAGGLQGFTVSYAPSGAVSWASDDPTVASIASSGALSGIATGACTGTTLITARDAACPDPLQAFLTVTPPTTCNLRIDPKPTSVQTGTSFPLQALGSLCSPTWTTTDPGVYSRLTVNAADPTRAAVEGLADTPPGTLVTVSVEDLGCTDSATFAVSGCAPLTFPVAPAGPVSLGSSYALTVAGGSEPYTWVVDGAASSGAGNLSVSPAPDTENATFTPTAPGTVVLHVTDATGCSAVLSLEVVCLEPTVAHALPADGASYGTRTPNGPSLVWKAVPDDRFGASPFDQIANVTFTVSPNPMGLAPRVEASNEYCGFGGDNCAAAPGDVSAWPDGTYTLTATATTTAAHPCGVGSVADSVQIQVFNSSCPIRVLPAGPITIKKNRTLQLEAFDTVGPVTWTSSNPVSAIIRAPATGNLVTLESLAQNTSTTIRVQDSRCFTQLQVNVIP
- a CDS encoding rhomboid family intramembrane serine protease → GINNWAHGGGMVAGFLLGHLLGYEERGREQPWHRWLAGGCVVLTALALAWALATALLVRFFG